A genomic segment from Fusarium keratoplasticum isolate Fu6.1 chromosome 10, whole genome shotgun sequence encodes:
- a CDS encoding 3-hydroxy-3-methylglutaryl coenzyme A reductase produces the protein MASFLPRRFRGETQVTEKTTPSWASKRLTPIAQYLARRACSHPIHTVVLVAVLASTSYVGFLQENFFNVDVDTTAVGKADWSSLVEGSRVLRAGPETAWKWKGVEQDVDVAGADADHLALLTLVFPDTLSTDSPSTAPRSHHVPVPQNLSITQLPSTENPFTTYSQDSILAYSLPYAEGPEFLAATQEIPNEDSEETETEHGREKKTWIMKAAKVNTRNSIVQWASNTWTEFLDLLKNAETLDIVIMLLGYIAMHLTFVSLFLSMRRMGSKFWLGVCTIFSSVFAFLFGLAVTTKLGVPISVILLSEGLPFLVVTIGFEKNIVLTRAVMSHAIEHRRTQAKSSKSSKRSPERSMQNVIQYAVQAAIKDKGFEIMLDYAIEIVILVLGAASGVQGGLQHFCFLAAWILFFDCILLFTFYTAILSIKLEINRIKRHVDMRMALEDDGVSRRVAENVAKSEDWPRVNGNAKDTSLFGRESSSIPKFKVLMVLGFLLVNAVNLGSIPFRNPSSLSNIRTWASSFGGVASPMSVDPFKVASNGLDAILADAKANNRPTLVTVLTPIKYELEYPSIHYALASSLNGSGPEVEEGFHPFQRYGLGGRMVGGLLKSLEDPVLSKWIVVALALSVALNGYLFNVARWGIKDPNDPEHHIDRNELARAQQFNDTSSTTLPLGEYVPPTPQRTEPSTPAVTDDEADGLHMTKARPANLPKRSNEELEKLLAEKRVREMNDEEVVSLSMRGKIPGYALEKTLGDFTRAVKIRRTIISRTKATTDLTHTLERSKLPYENYNWERVFGACCENVIGYMPLPVGVAGPLVIDGQSYFIPMATTEGVLVASASRGCKAINSGGGAITVLTADGMTRGPCVAFETLERAGAAKLWLDSEAGQTTMKKAFNSTSRFARLQSMKTALAGTNLFIRFKTTTGDAMGMNMISKGVEHALSVMSTDGGFDDMQIISVSGNYCTDKKPAALNWIDGRGKGVVAEAIIPGEVVRSVLKSDVDSLVELNVTKNLVGSAMAGSVGGFNAHAANMVAAIFLATGQDPAQVVESANCITIMKNLNGALQISVSMPSLEVGTLGGGTILEPQGSMLDILGVRGSHPTNPGDNARRLARIIAAAVLAGELSLCSALAAGHLVRAHMQHNRSAAPSRSTTPAPPMTPISLAMTNAQERSASTTSMSAAAIQRSKR, from the exons ATGGCTTCCTTCCTCCCGCGTCGCTTTCGCGGCGAGACTCAGGTCACCGAAAAGACGACGCCGTCCTGGGCCTCCAAGCGCCTCACTCCTATCGCCCAGTACCTCGCTCGACGCGCCTGTTCCCACCCCATCCATACCGTCGTCCTTGTCGCCGTTCTTGCGAGCACCTCATACGTCGGCTTTCTTCAAGAAAACTTCTTCAACGTCGATGTTGACACCACCGCTGTGGGCAAGGCCGATTGGTCTTCTCTAGTCGAGGGTAGCCGCGTCCTGCGCGCTGGCCCAGAGACTGCCTGGAAGTGGAAGGGCGTTGAGCAAGATGTTGACGTTGCTGGTGCCGATGCCGACCACCTCGCTCTCCTGACCCTCGTGTTCCCCGACACTCTGTCTACCGACTCGCCTAGCACTGCGCCTCGATCTCACCACGTTCCTGTTCCTCAGAACCTGTCCATCACGCAACTCCCGTCTACCGAGAACCCCTTTACCACCTACTCCCAGGACAGCATCCTCGCCTACTCTCTCCCCTACGCCGAGGGCCCTGAGTTCCTTGCTGCCACCCAGGAGATTCCCAATGAGGATTCGGAGGAGACCGAGACGGAACATGGccgcgagaagaagacctGGATCATgaaggctgccaaggtcaacaCCCGTAACAGCATTGTTCAGTGGGCCAGCAACACCTGGACCGAGTTCCTCgatcttctcaagaacgCCGAGACCCTCGACATTGTTATTATGCTCCTGGGCTACATTGCCATGCACCTGACTTTTGTCTCACTCTTCCTCTCGATGCGTCGCATGGGTTCCAAGTTCTGGCTCGGTGTATgcaccatcttctcctcggtcTTTGCTTTCCTCTTCGGTCTGGCTGTTACCACCAAGCTGGGTGTCCCCATCAGCGTTATTCTGCTGTCTGAGGGTCTTCCCTTCCTGGTTGTCACTATTGGCTTCGAGAAGAACATTGTCCTGACCCGCGCCGTCATGTCTCATGCCATTGAGCACCGACGCACGCAGGCCAAGAGCTCCAAGTCTAGCAAGCGATCCCCCGAGCGCTCTATGCAAAACGTCATCCAGTACGCTGTCCAGGcagccatcaaggacaagggttTCGAGATTATGCTCGACTACGCCATCGAGATTGTCATTCTCGTCCTCGGTGCTGCCTCTGGCGTGCAGGGTGGTCTCCAGCACTTCTGCTTCCTTGCTGCCTGGATCTTGTTCTTTGATTGCATCCTGCTCTTCACCTTCTACACTGCCATTCTCAGCATTAAGCTCGAGATCAACCGTATCAAGCGCCACGTCGACATGCGCATGGCTCTCGAGGACGATGGCGTCAGCCGTCGTGTTGCCGAGAACGTTGCCAAGAGCGAGGACTGGCCCCGTGTCAACGGCAACGCCAAGGACACTTCCCTCTTTGGTCGtgagagcagcagcattcCCAAGTTCAAGGTCCTCATGgtcctcggcttcctcctcgtcaacgccgtcaacctcggctCGATTCCCTTCCGCAACCCCAGCTCCCTGTCCAACATCCGTACCTGGGCTAGCAGCTTTGGCGGAGTGGCTTCGCCCATGTCCGTTGACCCCTTCAAGGTTGCCTCCAACGGCCTGGACGCCATCCTGGCtgatgccaaggccaacaacCGACCCACCCTCGTCACTGTCCTCACCCCCATCAAGTACGAGCTCGAGTATCCTTCCATCCACTACGCCCTGGCGTCTTCTCTCAACGGAAGCGGccctgaggttgaggagggaTTCCACCCCTTCCAGCGATATGGTCTCGGCGGTCGCATGGTCGGCGGTCTGCTCAAGAGTCTGGAGGATCCAGTTCTCTCCAAGTGGattgtcgtcgccctcgctCTCAGTGTCGCTCTGAACGGCTACCTCTTCAACGTCGCTCGATggggcatcaaggaccccaaTGACCCCGAACACCACATTGACCGAAACGAGCTCGCGCGTGCCCAGCAGTTCAACGACACCAGCTCGACCACCCTCCCTCTGGGCGAATACGTTCCTCCCACTCCCCAGCGCACCGAGCCCAGCACCCCCGCCGTTACCGACGATGAGGCCGACGGACTGCACATGACCAAGGCTCGACCCGCCAACCTGCCCAAGCGAAGcaacgaggagctcgagaagctgttGGCCGAGAAGCGAGTGCGCGAGATGAACGACGAAGAGGTTGTTTCTCTGTCGATGCGCGGCAAGATCCCTGGTTATGCTCTGGAAAAGACTCTGGGCGACTTTACCCGTGCTGTCAAGATTCGACGTACCATCATCTCCCGAACCAAGGCCACGACCGACCTGACTCACACCCTCGAGCGATCCAAGCTGCCTTACGAGAACTACAACTGGGAGCGCGTGTTTGGTGCTTGCTGCGAGAACGTCATTGGATACATGCCCCTTCCTGTCGGTGTTGCTGGACCTCTTGTAATTGATGGCCAGAGCTACTTTATCCCCATGGCTACCACTGAAGGTGTCTTGGTTGCCAGTGCCAGTCGAGGTTgcaaggccatcaactccGGTGGCGGCGCCATCACTGTTCTCACCGCCGACGGTATGACTCGTGGACCCTGTGTTGCTTTTGAGACTCTCGAGCGTGCTGGTGCCGCCAAGCTTTGGCTCGACTCTGAGGCCGGCCAGACCACGATGAAGAAGGCTTTCAACTCTACCAGCCGATTCGCCCGTCTCCAGTCGATGAAGACTGCGCTTGCTGGTACCAACCTGTTTATCCGATTCAAGACGACTACCGGTGACGCCATGGGTATGAACATGATTTCCAAGGGTGTTGAGCATGCTCTCAGTGTCATGTCTACGGATGGAGGCTTCGACGATATGCAGATTATCTCCGTGTCAGGCAACTACTGCACGGACAAGAAGCCCGCTGCTCTGAACTGGATTGACGGCCGAGGCAAGGGAGTTGTTGCTGAGGCCATTATCCCTGGTGAAGTTGTCCGCAGTGTTCTCAAGAGTGATGTCGACTCTCTGGTTGAGCTTAACGTGACCAAGAACTTGGTCGGTTCGGCCATGGCTGGTTCCGTCGGTGGATTCAACGCTCACGCTGCCAACATGGTggctgccatcttccttgccACTGGTCAGGACCCTGCTCAGGTTGTTGAGAGTGCCAACTGTATCACCATCATGAAGAA CCTGAACGGAGCCCTCCAGATTTCCGTGTCGATGCCCTCGCTTGAGGTCGGAACCCTGGGTGGTGGTACCATTCTTGAGCCTCAGGGCTCCATGCTCGACATCCTCGGTGTCAGGGGATCTCACCCCACAAACCCTGGAGACAACGCCCGACGCCTGGCCCGCATCATTGCCGCGGCTGTGCTCGCTGGTGAACTGTCTCTTTGCAGTGCCCTCGCCGCTGGTCACCTGGTGCGAGCGCACATGCAGCACAACCGAAGTGCGGCTCCCTCTCGCAGCACAACTCCGGCTCCTCCCATGACGCCGATTTCCCTGGCCATGACCAACGCCCAGGAGCGTTCTGCCTCAACGACATCGATGAGCGCAGCCGCCATTCAGCGATCAAAGAGGTAA